One window of Streptococcus suis genomic DNA carries:
- the rpsF gene encoding 30S ribosomal protein S6: MAKYEILYIIRPNIEEEAKNALVARFDSILTDNGATIVESKAWEKRRLAYEIQDFREGLYHIVNVEATNDEALKEFDRLSKINGDILRHMIVKLDA; this comes from the coding sequence ATGGCTAAATACGAAATTCTTTATATTATTCGTCCAAACATTGAAGAAGAAGCTAAAAACGCTTTGGTAGCACGCTTTGACTCTATTTTGACTGACAACGGTGCAACAATCGTTGAATCAAAAGCATGGGAAAAACGTCGCCTTGCCTACGAAATCCAAGATTTCCGTGAAGGTTTGTACCACATCGTTAACGTTGAAGCGACTAACGACGAAGCTCTTAAAGAGTTTGACCGTTTGTCAAAAATCAACGGCGACATTCTTCGTCACATGATTGTGAAACTTGACGCGTAA
- a CDS encoding single-stranded DNA-binding protein produces MINNVVLVGRMTRDAELRYTPSNQAVATFTLAVNRNFKNQNGEREADFINVVIWRQQAENLANWAKKGALIGVTGRIQTRSYDNQQGQRVYVTEVVAESFQLLESRTAREGQGGAYQSNPGNSFAGGNDFGSSYQAPAQSTPNFAREESPFGASNPMDISDDDLPF; encoded by the coding sequence ATGATAAATAATGTAGTATTGGTTGGTCGCATGACCCGCGATGCAGAACTTCGTTACACTCCGTCAAACCAAGCTGTTGCGACTTTTACACTTGCGGTTAACCGTAATTTTAAAAATCAAAATGGCGAGCGTGAAGCGGACTTTATCAACGTAGTCATTTGGCGCCAACAAGCTGAAAACTTAGCAAATTGGGCTAAAAAAGGTGCTCTGATTGGGGTTACAGGTCGAATTCAGACTCGTAGCTATGATAACCAACAAGGGCAACGTGTCTATGTGACTGAGGTGGTTGCAGAAAGTTTCCAACTCTTGGAAAGCCGTACTGCCCGTGAAGGACAAGGTGGAGCTTATCAATCAAACCCAGGCAACTCGTTTGCTGGTGGAAATGATTTTGGTTCATCCTACCAAGCACCTGCACAATCTACACCGAACTTCGCTCGAGAAGAAAGTCCATTTGGTGCATCAAACCCAATGGATATTTCAGACGATGACCTACCATTTTAG
- the rpsR gene encoding 30S ribosomal protein S18, which yields MAQQRRGGFKRRKKVDYIAANKIEYVDYKDTELLSRFISERGKILPRRVTGTSAKNQRKVTTAIKRARVMALLPFVNED from the coding sequence ATGGCTCAACAACGTCGTGGCGGTTTCAAACGCCGTAAAAAAGTTGACTATATCGCAGCTAACAAAATTGAATATGTTGATTACAAAGATACTGAGCTTCTTAGCCGTTTCATTTCAGAACGTGGAAAAATCCTTCCACGTCGTGTAACTGGAACTTCAGCTAAAAACCAACGTAAAGTAACAACAGCTATCAAACGTGCTCGCGTTATGGCATTGCTACCATTCGTAAACGAAGATTAA
- a CDS encoding ABC-2 family transporter protein: MKKYIGLYLYNVKVFMMAQMSFRVDFFIGLVSSLVEQVVYLIFLNVLFSNIKEIAGFNYGQMLFIYGMATVGRSVHLIFFDNLWMFGSRYIRRGEFERLLLLPVNPLFQLVCERIQPQGIGTTMIGGVALWQSSQILGLEWSVWKILLLVFITICIGLLYAAIQLGPTALAFWIVESFPLTMGIFALNQMAQYPLNIYPKVIQFLLIFVFPYAFTAYFPALYFLDLSMWGLALPLVVTLIFTINYKLFKYGMTKFTSVGG, encoded by the coding sequence ATGAAAAAGTATATAGGTCTTTATTTGTACAATGTCAAGGTCTTCATGATGGCCCAGATGTCTTTTCGGGTAGATTTTTTCATCGGTCTGGTCTCATCTTTGGTGGAGCAGGTGGTCTATTTGATTTTCCTCAATGTCCTTTTTAGTAATATCAAGGAGATTGCAGGCTTTAACTACGGGCAGATGCTGTTTATCTATGGAATGGCAACGGTGGGGCGGTCGGTCCACTTGATTTTCTTTGATAATCTGTGGATGTTCGGTAGCCGCTACATTCGTCGGGGGGAGTTTGAACGCCTCTTGCTCTTGCCGGTCAATCCGCTCTTTCAGCTGGTCTGCGAACGAATTCAGCCTCAGGGCATCGGTACGACGATGATTGGTGGCGTGGCTCTCTGGCAGTCTTCGCAGATTTTGGGCTTGGAATGGTCTGTCTGGAAGATTCTCCTGTTGGTTTTTATTACTATTTGCATCGGTCTGCTCTATGCGGCTATTCAGCTGGGACCAACAGCTCTTGCCTTTTGGATTGTGGAATCTTTCCCGCTCACCATGGGAATATTCGCCCTCAACCAAATGGCCCAATACCCCCTTAATATCTATCCAAAAGTCATTCAATTCCTGCTGATTTTTGTCTTCCCCTATGCCTTTACCGCCTACTTCCCAGCCCTCTATTTCCTGGACCTCTCCATGTGGGGCCTCGCACTCCCACTCGTCGTCACCCTTATCTTTACTATCAACTACAAACTCTTCAAATATGGCATGACTAAGTTTACGAGTGTTGGTGGTTGA
- a CDS encoding ABC-2 family transporter protein yields the protein MRKYLYMTRLTMMTALQYKAFFLASFVSVLARILVSLFVWKTIFFTQPEVNGYNLQTFTTYIIFASLLASLNSFSIGEDLSHSILQGQIAGEFLRPYSFILSLFFKDLGTKLIELFKFLVVFFIILLVQSDFYLPDGKTILVFLLSAILGMFIVQFLDLAFGFATFFTVNAWGVMLLRMGLFNLSSGALLPLSFYPEKVEKVLSFMPYNYAINVPISILLGRETDLSLLGLQLLWLPVLAGFIAALWSQAKRKIVIFGG from the coding sequence ATGCGTAAGTACCTCTACATGACGCGGCTGACTATGATGACAGCCCTGCAGTACAAGGCCTTTTTCCTGGCTTCCTTCGTGTCTGTGCTGGCACGCATTTTGGTGTCTCTCTTTGTCTGGAAGACCATTTTCTTCACACAGCCTGAGGTCAATGGTTACAACCTCCAGACCTTTACCACCTATATCATCTTCGCTAGCCTCTTGGCAAGTCTCAACTCCTTTTCAATCGGTGAAGACCTGTCCCACTCGATTTTGCAAGGGCAGATTGCTGGGGAATTTTTGCGGCCCTACTCTTTTATCCTCTCCCTCTTCTTCAAGGATTTAGGGACAAAATTGATTGAACTCTTCAAGTTTTTGGTGGTCTTTTTCATCATCCTCTTGGTGCAGAGTGATTTTTACCTACCAGATGGAAAGACTATATTAGTCTTTCTCCTATCTGCTATCTTGGGAATGTTTATTGTGCAATTCTTAGACTTGGCTTTTGGTTTTGCGACTTTCTTTACGGTCAATGCTTGGGGAGTCATGCTGCTACGCATGGGACTCTTCAACCTGTCATCCGGAGCCCTCTTACCGCTAAGCTTTTACCCTGAAAAAGTCGAAAAAGTCTTGAGTTTCATGCCCTATAACTATGCAATCAATGTGCCTATTTCTATTCTCTTAGGCAGAGAAACTGACCTGTCCTTGCTGGGCTTGCAGTTGCTCTGGTTGCCTGTCCTTGCTGGCTTTATCGCGGCTCTATGGTCCCAAGCCAAGCGAAAAATTGTCATTTTTGGAGGCTAG
- a CDS encoding ATP-binding cassette domain-containing protein, with protein sequence MIEAQHLSKTYYVVDKEVGLKGSIKAFFKPNKKNIQAVQDISLSIQKGEIVGYIGSNGSGKSTTIKMLTGVLHADEGTVTINGLVPKDNRKAVNKQIGVLFGQKSHLDWNLPVQESFILHAKIYDVPEAVFQERLARLIDLLDLADIMKQSIRNLSLGQRVRCEFAAIFLHQPSVVFLDEPTIGLDASVKETIRSFIRYMNEEHGTTFLITSHDMKDIETLCERIFIIDKGKKVYDGSLSQLKERFSQIKTISFSTEHPLTKDIQAAGLEFDRKDDYHFDIHYQANQWTSAQVITLVFEQIEVDDVTMKELEIESIVRQIYEEGIHA encoded by the coding sequence ATGATAGAAGCGCAGCATTTATCCAAAACCTACTACGTGGTCGATAAGGAGGTGGGGCTAAAAGGCTCAATTAAGGCCTTCTTCAAGCCCAATAAAAAAAACATTCAGGCGGTGCAGGATATCTCCCTGTCCATTCAGAAGGGGGAGATTGTCGGTTATATCGGATCCAACGGGTCCGGCAAGTCGACTACGATTAAAATGTTGACAGGGGTGCTACACGCCGATGAAGGCACGGTCACCATTAACGGCCTGGTTCCCAAGGACAATCGCAAGGCGGTCAACAAGCAGATTGGTGTCCTTTTTGGGCAGAAATCACATCTGGATTGGAACCTGCCTGTGCAGGAGTCCTTTATTCTCCATGCCAAAATCTATGATGTACCTGAGGCGGTTTTTCAGGAACGACTGGCACGCTTGATTGACTTGCTGGATTTGGCAGACATTATGAAGCAGTCCATCCGCAATCTGTCTCTGGGACAGCGGGTCCGCTGTGAATTTGCGGCTATTTTTCTCCACCAGCCTTCTGTGGTCTTTCTGGACGAGCCAACCATCGGCCTGGACGCTAGTGTCAAGGAGACCATTCGTTCTTTTATTCGCTACATGAATGAAGAGCACGGCACGACTTTCTTGATTACTTCCCACGATATGAAGGACATTGAAACCCTCTGCGAGCGGATTTTCATCATCGATAAGGGGAAAAAGGTCTATGACGGCTCACTCAGTCAGCTCAAAGAGCGGTTTTCTCAAATCAAAACCATTAGTTTTTCTACCGAGCATCCACTGACCAAAGATATTCAGGCGGCTGGTCTGGAATTTGACCGCAAGGATGATTACCACTTCGACATTCACTATCAGGCTAACCAATGGACCAGTGCCCAGGTCATTACCTTGGTCTTTGAGCAGATTGAGGTCGATGATGTGACCATGAAGGAGCTGGAAATTGAGTCCATTGTCCGTCAGATTTACGAGGAGGGCATCCATGCGTAA
- a CDS encoding ABC transporter ATP-binding protein, whose protein sequence is MLEVRHLCKSYGTKEVLKDISFIIPSGTICGLVGKNGAGKTTFFHSLLGFVSYEGEIALDQQAVTPDLFSKIGYLPEERSLMPKLSVFEQVRYLASLKGLTKKEVAEKLPFWMEKLEVKGKVTDKIKSLSKGNQQKIQLIVTLLHEPDLIILDEPFSGLDPVNTALLKRVILEEKERGATIIFSDHVMTNVEELCDQLLMIQDGQLVLNGGIQDIRRQFGRTRLFVSSDIPREQLEGLPHVLSVQMTNHDKWRLVLDDEAAGPELFQLISGGHYLATFDQQAPTIDEIFKIKSGVAE, encoded by the coding sequence ATGTTAGAAGTTCGTCACTTATGTAAAAGTTACGGGACCAAGGAAGTCTTGAAGGACATTTCTTTTATTATTCCATCAGGAACCATTTGTGGTTTGGTAGGGAAAAATGGTGCAGGAAAAACTACTTTCTTCCATTCCTTACTAGGATTTGTCAGCTACGAGGGAGAGATTGCCCTCGACCAGCAGGCTGTCACGCCAGACTTGTTTTCAAAAATCGGCTATCTACCAGAAGAGCGGAGCCTCATGCCCAAGCTTTCTGTTTTTGAACAGGTCCGGTATTTGGCAAGTTTAAAGGGATTGACCAAGAAAGAAGTGGCTGAAAAACTACCGTTTTGGATGGAAAAGTTGGAAGTCAAGGGCAAGGTGACAGACAAGATTAAAAGCCTATCCAAAGGAAACCAGCAAAAGATTCAGTTGATTGTAACTTTGCTCCATGAACCAGACCTGATTATTTTGGATGAGCCCTTTTCTGGGTTGGACCCTGTCAACACCGCCCTCCTAAAACGTGTGATTTTAGAGGAAAAGGAGCGCGGGGCAACCATCATCTTTTCAGATCATGTTATGACCAATGTGGAGGAACTCTGTGACCAACTCTTGATGATCCAAGATGGGCAGCTGGTCTTGAATGGAGGCATTCAGGATATTCGTCGGCAGTTTGGTCGGACCCGCCTCTTTGTTTCCTCGGATATTCCGAGAGAGCAGCTAGAAGGCCTGCCCCATGTCCTCTCTGTTCAAATGACCAATCACGATAAATGGCGCCTTGTCCTAGACGATGAAGCAGCAGGTCCAGAGCTCTTCCAGTTGATCAGTGGTGGTCACTATCTGGCAACCTTTGACCAGCAGGCGCCAACCATTGATGAAATCTTTAAAATCAAATCGGGGGTGGCAGAATGA